The DNA segment GAGAAATGATTACAATGGATGGTCTAAAGACTGGAGATAAAATACCTTCTGAACGTGAATTGTCTGAGCGCCTGAATTTCGGGCGCTCTTCCGTTCGAGAAGCCCTTCGTGCATTGGAATTACTTGGATTAATTGAAACACGTAGAGGCGAAGGGACTTTTATTCGAGATTTTCGCGGACATCAGCTAGTACAGCTCCTCAGCACATTCATTCTGCAGGATGAGAAAGCGATACGAGATGTTTATGAGACAAAAAATTATATTGAGATGGACTGTCTCCGATTAGCAATTCAGCGAATGGACATTCAAACGATTGAGCATATGAAAGAATGGGTAAAAAAATCAAATCGTGTACAGGATGATGAGTTTTTTTATCGAATCATAGAATTGGCTGATAACCATCTATTTTTAAGATTGTGGGGAATATTAAAGGAATATTATTATTCTTTAGATTTTCCACAAAGGGACTATAAGAAAGAAAACTATTTATTAATACTTGAAGCATTAGCTTCAAAAGATGAAGCAAAAACAGTGTCTGCTTATTATGAGCTTCGAAATTTGTCATGTTTTAACGACAAAAACTAACAGATTTTGAATTCTTTTTAATTTATAGTGAAAGTGATACAAGCCCTCTTATCAAGGGTATTTTTTACAAGATGGTGGTCTGACCACTTATCACAGATAGGTATGAAGTTAATGTAGGATAGAAAGACTTCTAGGATAGCATTAGATTGAGAATCTTGCTAAATGGCAGGAGCGTTCACAAGGGAGGTTTCATTTTGGCGCTTAAAGATCTTTTTTCAAAAAATCACACAAAGAAGAAGAAATATGCAACAATTCCAACAGAAACAGCTAAAAATGACGTACCTGAAGGGATTATGACAAAGTGTACTTCATGTAAAAAAATCATGTACACAAAGGAACTAGTAAAAAACTATAAGGTTTGTTTACATTGCGGTTTTCATTTTCAAATGAATTCGTATGAGCGGATTAATAGCTTTTTAGATGAAGGAAGTTTTGAAGAAATTAATGAGGACATGATTTCTGAAAACCCACTTGGTTTCCCCGATTATCTGGAGAAGCTAGAAAAAGACCGACAAAAAAGTAAGTTGAACGAGGCTGTTGTAACAGGTGTAGGAGCCGTAAATGGCAAAAAAATAGTTTTGGCGATAATGGATGCTTCCTTCCGCATGGGAAGTATGGGTTCTGTAGTGGGTGAAAAAATTACCCGTGCAATTGAGAAAGCAGATGAACTCTCCTTGCCTTTTATTATATTTACTGCTTCGGGTGGTGCCCGAATGCAAGAAGGTGCATTAAGTTTAATGCAAATGGCAAAAACAAGTGTCGCGTTAAAGCGGTTTAGTGAAAATGGTGGTCTCATCATTTCTATAATGACACACCCAACGACTGGCGGGGTATCTGCAAGCTTTGCATCATTAGGTGATTTCAACTTTGCTGAACCAGGAGCCCTTATTGCCTTTGCCGGACGACGCGTTATTGAACAATCGATTAGAGAAGAATTACCTGAAGATTTTCAAACGGCGGAGTTCCTATTAAAGCACGGTCAGCTGGATGCCATCATTTCTCGTGAGGACCTAGTAGAGAAAATCACAAATATATTAGAAATTCATCAACCTGGAGGTGAGCTCGAATGGTAGGCGAATTAGAATTTGAACGCCCAATAGTGGAGTTAAGAAGAAAAATTACCGAACTAAAAGAGTTCACTAAAACAGCAGATGTCGATTTAAGTTCTGAAATTATTAAGTTAGAAGCTCGACTTGAAAAGCTTGAGCAGGATATATATGAGAATATTAAACCATGGGATCGTGTACAAATTGCCCGTCATCCAAATAGACCCACAACTCTTGATTATATTTCTTATCTATTTGAGGATTTCTTTGAATTACATGGCGACCGGACCTTTGCGGATGACGAAGCCATCGTAGGAGGAGTTGCCAAGTTTAAGGGATTGCCTGTAACAGTTATTGGTCATCAACGAGGAAAAGACACGAAAGAAAATATCCGCAGAAACTTTGGAATGCCGCATCCTGAAGGATATCGAAAAGCACTTCGTCTCATGAAACAGGCTGATAAATTTAAACGGCCAATTATCTGTTTTATTGATACGAAGGGAGCATATCCAGGTAAGGCTGCAGAAGAACGTGGCCAAAGTGAAGCCATTGCACGAAATTTATTTGAAATGGCGGGTCTTAGAGTTCCTGTGATTTGTATTGTTATTGGAGAAGGCGGAAGTGGCGGTGCTCTTGCACTTGGAGTGGGTAACCGAATCTATATGCTGGAAAACTCTACCTACTCCGTTATTTCCCCAGAAGGAGCGGCAGCTATTCTATGGAAGGATGCATCCTTAGCTAAAAATGCTGCAGAAACAATGAAAATCACAGCTCCTGATTTGAAGGAACTGGGAGTAATCGATGATATTATCTCTGAAATTAAAGGCGGCGCACATAAGGATGTTAAACAGCAATCAGAAGAAATTGAAAAATGTCTGATGTCTTCACTTAAACAACTTCTTAAACTATCAGAGGATGAATTAATTGCCGACCGATATAACCGTTTTAGGACAATTGGCGAATACACAATAGTTAATGATTACATTGGTGCTAAATAAAAAATCGTGCTCCTAGGGGGCACGATTTTTTCACGTTCACATATTGTTCAAGGAAATTCCAATGATGACGCTTTCAATTGTGAATAAAACGCTTCCAGTTTACTAATTATTCCGTCTATTATATTTACTACTATGAATCGGTTGTTATGGTGATTTCTTCGTGTTATTTTATAAATATTCGTAGGTTTTATGTTAATAATAAAGGAAGTACATCCTGAGATAATTTAATGTTATTAACATTCGTATAATGAGGGTTTCTTAATCAATGATTGAGGTGATAGGTGTGAAAAGAATTGGGGTATTAACGAGCGGTGGAGATTCACCAGGAATGAATCCGGCCATCCGTGCCGTTGTGCGGAAAGCAATTTATCATAATGTAGAGGTTTACGGTATTTATGGCGGTTATGCAGGATTAATTTCTGGTAATATAAAGAAGCTTGAGCTAGGTTCTGTTGGTGATATCATTCATCGTGGCGGTACCATGCTGCATTCAGCGCGCTGTTTAGAATTTAAAACAAAAGAAGGACAGCAGCAAGGAATTGAACAAATGAAAGCTCTTGGAATTGAAGGGCTTGTAGTTATCGGTGGGGATGGTTCCTATCGTGGAGCAAAGGCATTAACAGAACAAGGTTTTCCTTGTGTTGGTGTACCCGGCACGATTGATAACGATATTCCAGGTACAGAGCTTACGATTGGCTTTGATACCGCCTTAAATACAGTAATCGATGCAGTAGACAAAATTCGTGATACCGCTACCTCTCATGAAAGAACGTTTGTAATCGAAGTAATGGGACGCGATGCGGGTGATATTGCTTTATGGGCGGGTCTTGCTGGTGGAGCAGAAACCATCTTAATTCCTGAAGAAAACTATGAAATGAATGAAATTGCCGAAAGACTTCGCAAAGGGCAAGAGCGTGGTAAAAAGCATAGTATCATCATTGTGGCTGAAGGAGTCTGCAGTGGAGTTGAATTCGCTAAGCAGCTGTCAGAAGCAACAAACTTTGATACAAGAGTTTCTGTGTTAGGCCATATCCAGCGTGGTGGTTCTCCAACTGCAGCTGACCGAGTACTTGCCAGCCGATTAGGTGCAAGGGCAGTAGAACTATTAATCGAAGGAAAAGGCGGCCGTGCAGTAGGTATTGAAAAGAATCAGCTTGTTGATTATGACATCATTGAAGCTTTAGGTAGAAAACATACATTAGATCTTGAACTGTTCAAGTTGTCCAAGGAATTATCAATTTAAAGAATAGCGTTTGTCTTTTCTAAAATGGGAGGAAATATAGCATGCTACGAAAAACAAAAATCGTTTGTACGATTGGTCCTGCTAGTGAAAGTGTTGAAAAGTTAACTCAATTAATAAATTCGGGGATGAACGTTGCTCGTTTGAACTTTTCTCACGGTGATTTTGAAGAGCATGGTGCTCGAATCAGAAATATTCGTGAAGCAGCAAAAGCAACGGGTAAAACAGTAGCGATTCTACTTGATACAAAAGGTCCGGAAATCCGCACAAACAATATGGTAAACGGTGCAATTGAGCTTAAGGCTGGAGAAAATGTGATTGTTTCTATGACAGAAGTCGAAGGAACAGCTGAGAAGTTCTCTGTTACATATCAAGGTTTAATTGAAGATGTACATGTTGGTTCAAAGATACTCTTAGATGACGGCTTAATCGGTCTTGAAGTAACGGAAGTGAATAAAGCCGCAAATGAAATCTATACAAAGATTTTAAACAGCGGAACATTAAAAAATAAAAAAGGTGTAAATGTTCCTGGTGTGTCAGTGAACCTTCCAGGAATCACTGAGAAGGATACTAAAGATATCATGTTCGGTATTGAACAAGGAATTGATTTCATCGCTGCTTCCTTCGTCCGCCGTGCAAAAGATGTCTTAGAAATCCGTCAACTTTTAGAGGAAAACAATGCAACACATATCCATATTATCCCTAAAATTGAAAACCAAGAAGGTGTTGACAACATCGATGAAATCCTTGAGATTTCTGATGGCTTGATGGTTGCACGTGGTGACCTTGGCGTGGAAATTCCTGCTGAAGAGGTTCCTCTTGTTCAAAAAATGTTAATTAAGAAATGTAATGCCCTTGGTAAACCAGTTATTACTGCAACACAAATGCTTGATTCCATGCAGCGTAATCCAAGACCTACGCGTGCAGAAGCTAGTGACGTAGCCAATGCTATTTTTGATGGTACTGACGCAATCATGCTTTCAGGTGAAACAGCTGCTGGTATTTATCCTGTAGAAGCAGTTCAGACTATGCATAATATTGCTTCAAGAGCGGAGCAGGCATTAGATCATAAAGAAATCTTATCAAGCCGCAGCAAAGACACTGGACATAATCTAACAGATGCAATCGGTCAGTCTGTTGCCCATACAGCTTTAAATTTAGAAGTTAATGCCATCATTACACCAACTGAAAGCGGACATACTGCTAGAATGATTTCTAAGTATCGTCCGAAGGCACCGATTGTTGCTGTTGCAGCAAATGACAAGGTTTCTCGACAGTTGTCACTTGTTTGGGGTGTCTATTCACGTATCACATCAATGTGCTCAACTACTGACGAAATGCTTGAGCTTTCCGTTCAAGAAAGCTTAAACAGTGGTATTGTAAAACACGGTGATTTAGTAGTTATTACTGCAGGGGTTCCTGTTGGTGAAGCTGGTACAACGAATTTGATGAAGATTCATGTTGTCGGCGATATTATTGCTAAGGCACAAGGAATTGGCCGTAAATCCGCATTTGGGAAAGTAGTTGTTGCCCATGATGCAAAAGAAGCTTTAGAAAATGTGAAGCAAGGTTCTATTCTTGTTACATTAGGAACGGATCGTGATATGGTTCCTGCACTAGAAAAATGTGCTGCTCTTATCACACAAGAAGGCGGATTAA comes from the Neobacillus sp. PS2-9 genome and includes:
- a CDS encoding GntR family transcriptional regulator, which translates into the protein MITMDGLKTGDKIPSERELSERLNFGRSSVREALRALELLGLIETRRGEGTFIRDFRGHQLVQLLSTFILQDEKAIRDVYETKNYIEMDCLRLAIQRMDIQTIEHMKEWVKKSNRVQDDEFFYRIIELADNHLFLRLWGILKEYYYSLDFPQRDYKKENYLLILEALASKDEAKTVSAYYELRNLSCFNDKN
- the accD gene encoding acetyl-CoA carboxylase, carboxyltransferase subunit beta; translated protein: MALKDLFSKNHTKKKKYATIPTETAKNDVPEGIMTKCTSCKKIMYTKELVKNYKVCLHCGFHFQMNSYERINSFLDEGSFEEINEDMISENPLGFPDYLEKLEKDRQKSKLNEAVVTGVGAVNGKKIVLAIMDASFRMGSMGSVVGEKITRAIEKADELSLPFIIFTASGGARMQEGALSLMQMAKTSVALKRFSENGGLIISIMTHPTTGGVSASFASLGDFNFAEPGALIAFAGRRVIEQSIREELPEDFQTAEFLLKHGQLDAIISREDLVEKITNILEIHQPGGELEW
- the accA gene encoding acetyl-CoA carboxylase carboxyl transferase subunit alpha, giving the protein MVGELEFERPIVELRRKITELKEFTKTADVDLSSEIIKLEARLEKLEQDIYENIKPWDRVQIARHPNRPTTLDYISYLFEDFFELHGDRTFADDEAIVGGVAKFKGLPVTVIGHQRGKDTKENIRRNFGMPHPEGYRKALRLMKQADKFKRPIICFIDTKGAYPGKAAEERGQSEAIARNLFEMAGLRVPVICIVIGEGGSGGALALGVGNRIYMLENSTYSVISPEGAAAILWKDASLAKNAAETMKITAPDLKELGVIDDIISEIKGGAHKDVKQQSEEIEKCLMSSLKQLLKLSEDELIADRYNRFRTIGEYTIVNDYIGAK
- the pfkA gene encoding 6-phosphofructokinase → MKRIGVLTSGGDSPGMNPAIRAVVRKAIYHNVEVYGIYGGYAGLISGNIKKLELGSVGDIIHRGGTMLHSARCLEFKTKEGQQQGIEQMKALGIEGLVVIGGDGSYRGAKALTEQGFPCVGVPGTIDNDIPGTELTIGFDTALNTVIDAVDKIRDTATSHERTFVIEVMGRDAGDIALWAGLAGGAETILIPEENYEMNEIAERLRKGQERGKKHSIIIVAEGVCSGVEFAKQLSEATNFDTRVSVLGHIQRGGSPTAADRVLASRLGARAVELLIEGKGGRAVGIEKNQLVDYDIIEALGRKHTLDLELFKLSKELSI
- the pyk gene encoding pyruvate kinase, which encodes MLRKTKIVCTIGPASESVEKLTQLINSGMNVARLNFSHGDFEEHGARIRNIREAAKATGKTVAILLDTKGPEIRTNNMVNGAIELKAGENVIVSMTEVEGTAEKFSVTYQGLIEDVHVGSKILLDDGLIGLEVTEVNKAANEIYTKILNSGTLKNKKGVNVPGVSVNLPGITEKDTKDIMFGIEQGIDFIAASFVRRAKDVLEIRQLLEENNATHIHIIPKIENQEGVDNIDEILEISDGLMVARGDLGVEIPAEEVPLVQKMLIKKCNALGKPVITATQMLDSMQRNPRPTRAEASDVANAIFDGTDAIMLSGETAAGIYPVEAVQTMHNIASRAEQALDHKEILSSRSKDTGHNLTDAIGQSVAHTALNLEVNAIITPTESGHTARMISKYRPKAPIVAVAANDKVSRQLSLVWGVYSRITSMCSTTDEMLELSVQESLNSGIVKHGDLVVITAGVPVGEAGTTNLMKIHVVGDIIAKAQGIGRKSAFGKVVVAHDAKEALENVKQGSILVTLGTDRDMVPALEKCAALITQEGGLTSHAAVVGLNLGIPVIVGVDNALELFKDGQEITVDSSRGVIYNGHASVL